Proteins from one Bacteroides mediterraneensis genomic window:
- the gmd gene encoding GDP-mannose 4,6-dehydratase, whose product MERKTALITGITGQDGSFLAEFLLEKGYDVHGTIRRSSVDFRERIAHLEGKPNFHLHYADLTDSMSMLQVVSKVRPTEIYNLAAQSHVQVSFDSPEFTANVDATGVLRVLEAVRLCGLTDTCRIYQASTSELYGKVKEVPQNENTPFHPYSPYAVAKLYGYWIVKEYREAYHMFCCSGILFNHESERRGETFVTRKITLAAARIAQGKQEKLYLGNLDSLRDWGYAKDYVECMWMILQHKTPEDFVIATGVQHSVREFCYLAFKYVGIELEFRGKGIDEKGYDKATGRCLVEVSEDFYRPTDVVNLWGDPTKARAELGWDPNKTSFEQLVKIMVDSDMAKVAVEKAGEKIRTNLAEYLEKGIVK is encoded by the coding sequence ATGGAAAGAAAAACAGCACTAATCACGGGTATCACAGGACAGGACGGTTCCTTCCTGGCTGAGTTTTTATTGGAAAAAGGATATGACGTACACGGCACCATCCGCCGCTCGTCGGTAGACTTCCGCGAACGTATCGCGCATCTGGAGGGGAAACCGAACTTCCATCTGCATTATGCGGACCTGACGGACTCGATGAGTATGCTACAGGTGGTGAGCAAGGTGCGGCCTACGGAAATATACAACCTGGCGGCACAGAGCCATGTGCAGGTGAGCTTCGACTCGCCGGAGTTTACGGCCAACGTGGATGCCACGGGGGTGCTCCGGGTGCTGGAGGCGGTCCGTCTATGCGGTCTGACGGACACGTGCCGCATTTATCAGGCGTCTACTTCGGAACTTTATGGGAAGGTGAAGGAGGTACCGCAGAACGAGAACACGCCGTTTCATCCGTACAGCCCGTATGCGGTGGCCAAACTGTATGGTTACTGGATTGTGAAGGAATACCGCGAGGCGTATCACATGTTCTGCTGCTCGGGTATCCTGTTCAACCATGAATCGGAACGCCGCGGGGAGACGTTCGTGACGCGTAAGATTACACTGGCAGCGGCACGCATCGCACAGGGAAAGCAGGAGAAGCTGTATCTGGGCAATCTGGATTCGCTGCGTGACTGGGGGTATGCCAAGGATTACGTGGAATGTATGTGGATGATTCTGCAACATAAGACGCCGGAGGATTTTGTCATCGCGACGGGCGTGCAGCATTCGGTACGGGAATTCTGCTACCTGGCTTTCAAATATGTGGGCATCGAACTGGAATTCAGGGGTAAGGGTATCGACGAAAAGGGATACGACAAGGCGACCGGCAGGTGTCTGGTGGAGGTGAGCGAGGATTTCTACCGCCCGACGGACGTGGTGAACCTCTGGGGTGACCCGACCAAGGCCAGAGCGGAACTGGGATGGGACCCGAACAAGACTTCTTTCGAACAGCTGGTGAAGATTATGGTAGACTCGGATATGGCGAAGGTGGCCGTGGAAAAGGCGGGAGAGAAAATCCGCACGAACCTGGCAGAATATCTGGAGAAAGGAATCGTGAAATAA
- a CDS encoding HAD family hydrolase, with amino-acid sequence MKKGTNKVWAILFATATLFACQNTPKTDPLPSWNNTEIKQQLIEFIGDKASAIPEEDRIAVFDMDGTIACETPLWFEIAVAAQKMAEKAKENPALLNLTEYQYAQKLSENPNDTTVLNHWNVNGVNYMDSVIMKAFEQIDHETYIQYAHKFLTENKPYKYGKHYADLFYQPMLELIDYLKEKKFQIYIVSGSVQGVVWSICPQTIGLDRQHLLGTNQTIQPVYTQNGTEYRIQKSIYQPKNDGNGKTCNIYSHLGKTPVMAVGNTTGDFGMFHLVSTSKYPHLAMMINHDDAEREYAYEPYHGTAVPHWKDSLRINHWLQADMSKEFKTVWMNRSK; translated from the coding sequence ATGAAAAAAGGAACCAACAAAGTATGGGCGATATTGTTCGCAACCGCAACATTGTTCGCCTGCCAAAACACTCCGAAAACAGATCCTCTGCCCTCATGGAACAACACCGAAATCAAACAGCAATTGATTGAATTTATAGGTGATAAAGCCTCCGCCATACCGGAAGAGGACCGGATCGCCGTATTCGATATGGATGGAACAATAGCCTGCGAGACACCGCTCTGGTTTGAAATAGCCGTAGCTGCTCAGAAAATGGCAGAAAAGGCAAAAGAAAATCCTGCCTTACTGAATCTGACCGAATACCAATACGCACAAAAATTATCGGAGAACCCCAACGATACTACCGTCCTGAATCATTGGAATGTTAATGGTGTCAATTATATGGATTCCGTGATCATGAAAGCTTTTGAACAAATAGATCACGAAACGTATATCCAATATGCCCATAAATTTCTGACCGAAAACAAACCATACAAATATGGAAAGCATTACGCGGACCTGTTCTATCAACCCATGCTGGAACTCATCGATTATCTTAAAGAGAAGAAATTCCAAATCTACATCGTATCCGGATCTGTTCAAGGAGTGGTATGGAGTATCTGCCCGCAAACAATAGGACTCGACCGGCAACATCTGCTGGGAACAAACCAGACCATACAACCGGTATATACACAGAACGGAACAGAATACCGCATCCAGAAATCTATCTACCAGCCTAAAAATGACGGCAATGGAAAAACTTGTAATATTTACAGCCATCTGGGGAAAACACCGGTTATGGCAGTAGGAAACACCACTGGAGACTTTGGTATGTTCCATCTGGTTTCTACCAGCAAATATCCTCATCTGGCCATGATGATCAATCATGATGATGCCGAACGGGAATATGCCTATGAACCTTATCACGGCACCGCCGTACCACATTGGAAGGATTCTCTTCGAATCAACCACTGGCTTCAGGCTGACATGTCTAAAGAATTCAAGACTGTATGGATGAACCGGTCTAAATAA
- a CDS encoding patatin-like phospholipase family protein, whose translation MDNTLCNRLNVALTLSGGGYRAATFHLGVLSYMDSIKIGGKSLIDSIIAISTVSGGSITGLFYMMKKAENGNVENSEIWSELYHFLTNEDLVTDGLSRLSSNPDSLIKAMAAVYNDKLFHGAEAGLLMDYVERNDNLHQIAANATDFNNGLPFRFQFTDKVDSTEKFEYGFVGNGKYSIPRNIARRIKLGDILACSSCFPGGFEPMMFPDTFNLVGVEGVDKLPEIGIMDGGIDDNQGIDSILLAEQQLEKKLNSPDDRAVIDLIIISDVSTGKFTPYSPSTVSMPKLIGRIKLKRLFPLKSMRKWIDNLLKGTVMEGKTDYLMDLRISEVVTLLANRLNCLMLLTQSIFMKRVRGLSYDRVYRDDKWNGRVIANIINSTVAQQNCDMFNPSDKLKENSAKALGFGTTLWFTSEDFKNNIPEVLIAAGQYSVCMNLLKYVRKIEADIKFSNGSNAKILLQCKEQLEKDWKAFNENPYCMTGLVK comes from the coding sequence ATGGACAATACATTATGCAACAGACTGAATGTTGCCCTTACATTGTCGGGAGGCGGATATAGGGCAGCTACATTCCACTTAGGGGTCCTGTCGTACATGGATTCCATTAAAATAGGTGGAAAATCTCTTATAGATTCTATTATAGCAATTTCTACAGTTTCAGGCGGTTCCATTACAGGCCTCTTCTACATGATGAAAAAGGCAGAAAACGGAAACGTTGAAAACTCTGAAATCTGGAGCGAACTGTATCATTTTCTTACAAATGAAGATTTGGTAACAGACGGACTTTCCCGGCTATCTTCCAATCCGGACTCTCTTATCAAGGCTATGGCCGCTGTATATAACGATAAACTGTTTCACGGTGCAGAGGCCGGTTTGCTGATGGATTATGTAGAAAGAAATGACAACTTGCATCAGATTGCGGCAAATGCCACCGATTTCAACAACGGCCTGCCTTTCAGATTCCAGTTTACCGATAAGGTAGATTCTACCGAGAAATTTGAATATGGCTTTGTAGGTAATGGAAAGTACAGTATTCCGCGTAATATAGCAAGACGCATCAAACTGGGGGATATTCTGGCATGTTCTTCTTGTTTTCCGGGTGGTTTTGAGCCTATGATGTTTCCGGATACGTTTAATCTTGTCGGTGTGGAGGGAGTGGATAAACTGCCTGAAATCGGCATCATGGATGGCGGTATAGATGACAACCAGGGCATTGACTCAATTCTTCTTGCAGAACAGCAGTTGGAAAAGAAACTTAATTCTCCTGACGACAGAGCGGTAATCGACCTTATTATAATTTCTGATGTATCTACCGGAAAGTTTACTCCATACTCACCTTCCACAGTTTCTATGCCAAAACTTATAGGAAGAATCAAGCTTAAAAGGCTTTTCCCTCTCAAATCTATGAGAAAGTGGATTGACAATCTTCTGAAAGGCACTGTCATGGAAGGGAAAACCGATTATCTGATGGATTTGAGAATTTCGGAGGTTGTCACTCTCCTGGCCAACAGGCTGAATTGCCTGATGCTTCTTACACAGTCCATTTTCATGAAGCGCGTGAGGGGACTGAGCTATGACAGGGTTTACAGAGATGACAAATGGAACGGAAGGGTTATTGCCAATATTATCAATTCTACCGTTGCCCAACAGAACTGTGATATGTTCAATCCGTCGGATAAGCTTAAGGAAAATTCAGCCAAGGCTCTTGGTTTCGGCACCACTCTATGGTTCACAAGCGAGGATTTCAAGAATAATATTCCAGAAGTTCTGATTGCCGCAGGACAGTATTCGGTGTGCATGAATCTGCTTAAGTATGTAAGAAAGATTGAAGCCGACATCAAATTCTCTAACGGAAGCAACGCTAAAATATTACTCCAGTGTAAAGAACAATTGGAAAAAGACTGGAAAGCTTTCAATGAGAACCCTTATTGCATGACGGGGTTAGTGAAATAA
- a CDS encoding DUF3226 domain-containing protein — MYFIEGKNDQHVIWNLAQKLSLKETFEVIAKNSYSQIILSLPTMLKSTNTLKRLGVIVDADENLEGHYFDT; from the coding sequence TTGTATTTCATAGAGGGAAAGAACGACCAACACGTAATCTGGAATCTGGCTCAAAAGCTAAGTCTAAAAGAGACATTTGAAGTCATAGCCAAAAACTCGTATAGCCAAATTATATTATCACTTCCTACAATGTTGAAAAGCACGAATACTCTGAAACGATTGGGAGTAATTGTGGATGCTGATGAAAACCTAGAAGGGCATTACTTCGATACGTAA
- a CDS encoding phage tail sheath C-terminal domain-containing protein, translating into MGEYKTPGVYIKEKNAFGNSIVVAETAIPVFIGLTEKTQNGTESLQNKPVRISSMLEYELYFGGPQIHRFDIAVTDAVTESATASVKFGEKILQATLNNKHCTLYYHMRLFFANGGGTCYIVSVGDYATGTLDKDIVNNRVLPALEMEAGITLLVIPEAVETNGYADFYTTMLSHCAANNRFAILDVPQNGNMEDFRTKVGNNFLAYGAAYYPWLETTVLSDNDIDGEVMNLDISKDFKTGNDQLDAYIQGETDEIKKNDSDGPLHRNNLHNALMQNLPEYRALAKKIKDYLNLLPPSAAMAGLYKMVDQTRGVWKAPANVSLNYVDRPAKDLDDDEQANLNTPMTGKAINVIRMFRGEGVKVWGARTLDGNSLDWRYINVRRTVSFLEISVKNAARAYVCEPNDANTWSNMKSMIENFLRIVWKYGGLAGATPEDAFEVHVGLGDTMTGDDILEGILRVTVLVAMTHPAEFIEITFQQQMQKS; encoded by the coding sequence ATGGGAGAATATAAGACACCCGGCGTTTACATCAAGGAGAAAAACGCTTTCGGAAACTCCATAGTGGTAGCCGAAACCGCCATCCCGGTATTCATCGGGCTGACCGAAAAAACACAGAATGGAACGGAATCCTTACAGAACAAGCCTGTCCGGATTTCATCGATGCTGGAATATGAACTGTATTTCGGAGGACCGCAGATACACCGCTTTGACATAGCTGTAACGGATGCAGTCACGGAATCGGCCACAGCTTCAGTGAAATTTGGAGAAAAAATACTTCAGGCGACACTGAACAACAAACATTGTACGCTGTACTATCACATGAGGCTGTTCTTCGCAAACGGCGGCGGCACCTGCTATATTGTGTCGGTGGGCGATTATGCCACGGGTACCCTCGACAAGGATATCGTGAACAATAGGGTATTGCCTGCGCTGGAAATGGAAGCGGGAATTACCCTGCTCGTCATTCCCGAAGCGGTGGAAACAAACGGATATGCCGACTTCTACACGACCATGCTGTCACACTGCGCCGCAAACAACCGTTTCGCCATTCTGGATGTGCCCCAAAACGGGAATATGGAAGACTTCCGCACCAAGGTGGGGAACAATTTCCTGGCCTATGGAGCCGCCTATTATCCGTGGCTGGAAACAACGGTTTTGTCGGACAACGACATTGACGGGGAGGTGATGAACCTGGATATCTCCAAAGATTTTAAAACCGGCAATGACCAGCTTGATGCTTATATACAGGGAGAAACCGACGAAATAAAGAAGAATGACAGCGACGGGCCTTTGCATCGCAACAACCTGCACAATGCACTGATGCAGAACCTTCCTGAATACAGGGCGCTGGCAAAGAAAATCAAGGACTACCTGAACCTGCTTCCGCCTTCGGCAGCCATGGCCGGACTATACAAAATGGTAGACCAGACCCGCGGCGTATGGAAAGCGCCGGCAAACGTCTCACTGAACTACGTGGACAGACCGGCGAAAGACCTTGACGATGACGAGCAGGCCAACCTGAACACCCCGATGACGGGAAAGGCAATCAACGTGATACGCATGTTCCGTGGAGAAGGCGTAAAGGTGTGGGGAGCACGCACACTGGACGGCAACTCGCTGGACTGGCGGTATATCAACGTGCGACGTACGGTGAGTTTCCTGGAGATTTCGGTGAAGAACGCCGCACGTGCCTACGTGTGCGAGCCGAACGACGCGAATACCTGGAGCAACATGAAGAGCATGATAGAGAATTTCTTGCGCATTGTGTGGAAATATGGCGGACTGGCCGGAGCCACTCCAGAAGACGCATTCGAAGTACATGTGGGATTGGGCGACACGATGACGGGTGATGACATACTGGAAGGTATCCTGCGCGTCACCGTACTGGTGGCAATGACGCATCCCGCCGAATTCATCGAAATCACTTTCCAACAGCAAATGCAGAAGAGCTGA